From a single Aggregatilinea lenta genomic region:
- a CDS encoding 4-vinyl reductase produces the protein MPPEKSGFYYPNKFAHITIEALEEVMGKNGLNAILNLAGLSELINNYPPDNLEKQFDFAYFTALCVALEDMYGPRGGRGLALRAGRATFADALRGFGALAGVGDLAFKVLPLAAKLKIGLPAMANIFTQFSDQISNVHDEGDNYTYTLERCPMCWNRKADRPVCYVGQGLLQEGLRWVSGGHEFKVDLATCIAKGDDMGRFIVYKDPLD, from the coding sequence ATGCCACCTGAGAAGAGTGGATTTTACTATCCGAACAAGTTTGCCCACATCACTATCGAGGCGCTCGAAGAAGTGATGGGCAAAAATGGCCTTAACGCTATTTTGAATCTGGCGGGTCTTTCTGAGCTGATCAACAACTATCCGCCGGACAATCTTGAGAAGCAGTTCGATTTTGCCTACTTCACGGCCCTCTGCGTGGCGCTGGAAGATATGTATGGCCCACGTGGCGGGCGTGGGCTGGCCCTGCGCGCCGGGCGTGCGACCTTCGCCGATGCGCTGCGCGGCTTCGGAGCGCTGGCCGGTGTGGGCGACCTGGCGTTCAAGGTGCTGCCGCTGGCGGCCAAGCTGAAGATCGGCCTGCCCGCGATGGCGAACATCTTCACGCAGTTCTCCGACCAGATCTCCAACGTGCACGACGAGGGCGACAACTACACCTACACCCTCGAACGCTGCCCCATGTGCTGGAACCGCAAGGCCGATCGCCCGGTGTGTTACGTCGGGCAGGGGCTGCTGCAGGAGGGGCTGCGCTGGGTGTCGGGCGGTCACGAGTTCAAGGTGGATCTGGCGACGTGCATTGCCAAGGGCGACGACATGGGCCGCTTCATCGTCTACAAAGATCCGCTGGACTGA
- a CDS encoding EamA family transporter: protein MSAESSVTSSHLRAVLQALLVTFLWSTSWVLIKFGLDDVPALTFAGLRYFLAFLALLPLLLTRPDAAQAVRALTRRDWALLLVLGLIFYSITQGAQFLALERLPAITTSLMISFSAGMVALLGMFTLGERLTRLQWVGLALYLVGVLVYFYPIDIPTREIVGLGIALVCVIANTLSAVLGRSVNRRATIPPLVVTVISMGVGALVLVVTGIVAQGLPALSLQTWAIIGWLAVVNTALAFTLWNHTLRTLSAAESSVINNAMLIEIAALAWIFLGEALNAREIGGLALAGVGMLGVQVRQMRRVRPLSEVPEVTEVREIAADPPAVEVCAAPDLPYNETITDPSQPDGPVEPPVRQHQLVRQHKSAFTRSEILMASKEKILDLIEQGYAQEEAFIADLSDEERAFAGSLETWSAKDVIAHNAAWKSLVADIIAKARHGQPLPPDEELDHRNQNFYEANQDKSWGMVIADAEYAKNELSAQTRALTDEELNDSDWSGKASTGPIWRRIVGNGYSHPMTHLVDYYAKHDRLDRAATITQQSAQSLMPLDSSPDWQGTQKYNLACYYALAGDADQAIALLKEALSLNPDLTEWSNQDTDLVSLHDDPRYQALYATA from the coding sequence ATGTCTGCTGAATCGTCCGTAACTTCTTCGCATCTGCGTGCCGTTCTACAAGCGCTGCTCGTCACCTTCCTATGGTCCACGTCGTGGGTCCTGATCAAGTTTGGGCTGGACGACGTCCCCGCCCTGACCTTCGCCGGGCTGCGCTATTTTCTGGCGTTCCTGGCCCTGCTGCCGCTGCTGCTCACCCGTCCCGACGCCGCGCAGGCCGTGCGTGCCCTCACCCGCCGCGATTGGGCGCTGCTGCTGGTCCTGGGGCTGATCTTCTACAGCATCACGCAGGGCGCGCAGTTTCTGGCGCTGGAACGGCTGCCTGCCATCACCACCAGCTTGATGATCAGTTTTTCGGCGGGCATGGTGGCGCTGCTGGGGATGTTCACGCTCGGTGAGCGCCTGACACGCTTGCAGTGGGTCGGGCTGGCCCTGTACCTCGTGGGCGTACTGGTTTACTTCTACCCGATCGACATCCCCACCCGCGAGATTGTCGGTCTGGGGATCGCGCTGGTCTGCGTGATCGCCAACACGCTGTCCGCCGTGCTGGGCCGCAGCGTCAACCGCCGCGCCACGATTCCGCCGCTGGTCGTGACCGTAATCAGCATGGGTGTCGGCGCGCTGGTGCTGGTTGTGACGGGCATCGTCGCCCAGGGGCTGCCCGCGCTGAGCCTGCAAACGTGGGCGATCATCGGATGGCTGGCTGTGGTCAACACCGCCCTGGCCTTTACACTGTGGAATCACACACTGCGCACGCTCTCGGCGGCGGAATCGAGCGTGATCAACAACGCGATGCTGATCGAGATCGCAGCGCTGGCGTGGATCTTTTTGGGCGAGGCGCTCAACGCGCGCGAGATCGGCGGGCTGGCGCTGGCAGGCGTGGGCATGCTCGGCGTGCAGGTGCGTCAGATGCGCCGGGTTCGCCCGTTATCCGAAGTGCCCGAAGTAACCGAAGTGCGCGAGATCGCCGCCGATCCGCCCGCCGTGGAAGTGTGCGCCGCGCCCGATTTACCCTACAATGAGACTATCACCGATCCGAGTCAGCCGGATGGTCCGGTCGAGCCGCCCGTCCGCCAACACCAGCTCGTGCGCCAACACAAATCGGCATTCACCAGGAGTGAAATTCTCATGGCATCCAAAGAAAAGATCCTCGACCTGATCGAGCAAGGGTATGCGCAAGAGGAAGCCTTTATCGCAGACCTCTCCGACGAGGAGCGCGCGTTTGCCGGATCGCTTGAGACGTGGTCCGCCAAGGACGTGATCGCGCACAACGCCGCCTGGAAGTCCCTCGTCGCGGATATCATTGCCAAAGCGCGCCACGGCCAGCCGCTGCCCCCTGACGAAGAACTCGATCACCGCAACCAGAACTTTTACGAGGCCAACCAGGATAAGTCGTGGGGCATGGTCATCGCCGACGCGGAATATGCCAAGAACGAACTGTCGGCGCAAACCCGCGCGCTGACCGACGAGGAATTGAACGACTCGGACTGGTCCGGCAAGGCCAGCACCGGCCCGATCTGGCGGCGTATCGTAGGCAACGGCTATTCGCACCCGATGACGCATCTGGTTGATTACTACGCGAAACACGACCGGCTCGACCGCGCCGCGACGATTACGCAGCAGAGCGCGCAGTCGCTGATGCCGCTCGACAGCTCCCCCGACTGGCAGGGCACGCAGAAGTACAATCTCGCGTGCTATTACGCGCTCGCGGGTGACGCGGATCAGGCGATCGCGCTGCTCAAGGAGGCCCTGAGCCTGAACCCGGACCTGACCGAGTGGTCGAACCAGGACACCGACCTCGTCTCGCTGCACGACGATCCGCGCTATCAGGCGTTGTATGCGACCGCGTGA
- the miaB gene encoding tRNA (N6-isopentenyl adenosine(37)-C2)-methylthiotransferase MiaB, with translation MQYHIWTLGCQMNVADSQRLASELERLGHHAADQPDDADIYVINTCVVRQSAEDKAYGRLRELAQIKQQQPGKIIGLMGCLVGVRDPLRLRQQLPQVDVFLPPSDPQPMLDFLGDVDTERDALLQDAADRATREQLQDMADEGVIILPAHEQGSLISAHVPVVYGCSHACAFCIIPYRRGVEKSRPVGEIVGHVRSLARQGVKEVTLLGQIVDRYGKDVPDGPNLAQLLRIVHEIAEQEGVERIRFLTSHPNWMTTELLDTVAELPRIMPQIEVPVQAGNDEVLGRMRRGYTVAQYRALVDEIRARIPDVAIHCDIIVGFPGETAAQFDDTVNLLADLKLDKVHLARYSPRPHTVSQRTMPDDVSPAEKKRRHAALDQLQAQVVAEINSKFLGHTVEVLVEDCVKGKWRGRTPQNKLVFFEDAAQDWHGQLAQVEITWTGPWSMQGRVPGSADAPTPPAEIIPLRVSG, from the coding sequence ATGCAGTATCACATCTGGACCCTGGGCTGCCAAATGAACGTCGCGGACTCGCAGCGGCTGGCCTCCGAGCTGGAACGGCTCGGCCACCACGCCGCCGACCAGCCCGACGATGCCGACATCTACGTGATCAACACCTGCGTGGTGCGCCAGTCCGCCGAAGACAAAGCCTATGGCCGCCTGCGCGAGCTGGCACAGATCAAACAGCAGCAGCCGGGCAAAATCATCGGGCTGATGGGCTGCCTCGTCGGCGTGCGCGATCCCCTGCGCCTGCGCCAGCAGCTTCCACAGGTGGACGTCTTTTTGCCGCCGTCCGATCCCCAGCCGATGCTCGACTTTTTGGGCGACGTGGACACCGAGCGCGACGCCCTGCTCCAGGATGCCGCCGACCGCGCCACGCGCGAGCAGCTTCAGGACATGGCTGACGAGGGCGTGATCATCCTGCCCGCGCACGAACAGGGATCGCTCATCAGCGCGCACGTGCCGGTTGTGTACGGCTGTTCGCACGCCTGCGCGTTCTGCATCATCCCCTACCGCCGGGGCGTCGAAAAGTCGCGCCCGGTCGGGGAGATCGTGGGCCACGTGCGCAGCCTCGCGCGGCAGGGCGTCAAGGAAGTCACGCTGCTGGGGCAGATCGTGGACCGCTACGGCAAGGACGTGCCCGACGGCCCCAACCTCGCCCAGCTGCTGCGCATCGTGCACGAAATCGCGGAGCAGGAAGGCGTCGAGCGCATCCGCTTCCTGACCAGCCACCCCAACTGGATGACGACCGAGCTGCTGGACACGGTCGCGGAATTGCCGCGTATCATGCCGCAGATCGAAGTGCCTGTGCAGGCGGGCAACGACGAGGTGCTGGGGCGTATGCGCCGCGGCTACACCGTCGCGCAGTACCGCGCCCTGGTGGACGAAATCCGCGCGCGCATCCCGGATGTGGCGATCCACTGCGACATCATCGTGGGCTTCCCTGGCGAAACGGCGGCGCAGTTCGACGACACGGTTAACCTGCTGGCCGATCTCAAGCTGGACAAGGTGCACCTCGCGCGCTACAGCCCGCGCCCGCATACCGTCAGCCAGCGCACCATGCCCGACGACGTCTCCCCCGCCGAAAAGAAGCGCCGCCACGCCGCGCTGGATCAGCTTCAGGCGCAGGTCGTCGCGGAGATCAACAGCAAGTTCCTCGGCCATACCGTCGAAGTACTGGTCGAGGATTGCGTCAAGGGCAAGTGGCGCGGACGCACGCCGCAGAACAAGCTGGTGTTCTTCGAAGATGCCGCGCAGGACTGGCACGGCCAGCTTGCCCAGGTCGAGATCACCTGGACCGGCCCGTGGAGCATGCAGGGCCGCGTGCCCGGCAGCGCGGACGCGCCCACCCCACCCGCCGAGATCATTCCACTGCGCGTTAGCGGTTAG
- a CDS encoding serine/threonine-protein kinase codes for MADLTGQRLGPYRLDALVGRGGMAAVYRARQDAFDRDVAIKVMDAGLSHNDAFVARFEREAQVSARLEHPHILPVIDFGRDGMHLYLVMRLIESGALGARLKDHMFSLAQIDRLVQQVAAALDYAHKRGVVHRDLKPDNVLLDDAGNAYLTDFGIAKMLASTTGNLSLTAEGNIMGTPAYMAPEQWRSEPVDARTDIYALGVIVFQMLLGMLPYNADTPFGMMFQHVDAPPPPPCVLNPALPEGCERVVLRALAKQPDARYPAVRQMADELHHVLAMLPPDRLETPLPRVDPGVLGGITLPAPMMPVQAPASPPVPRAEPVSAPPHMSAPPPPARPYVPPRPAPRPRRWRLLPAALVLLLLVGAAAAAAILTRQDDDPPLEPPVVVAEGATATPTRATPTPAALPVLDPTLLPASLTPVVTANGSCADAPPDLYAGSGGRTTLLPAEDTRVRQTPGLGAALVQSIPPGQTFGVLDGPLCQDAIWWYEIRGISSEGEWRGWIGGGRNGVAWIEPFDAGDVDCPGAALPRLTPGEQGRVTLDPPLPSRVRSSPTTDGGETNVVTRLQPGKVFDVISGPVCGADDPWRWWQIEFQGQQGWIAEGVPGDYWLEPVV; via the coding sequence ATGGCCGATCTAACCGGGCAGCGGCTCGGCCCCTACCGGCTCGACGCGCTGGTCGGGCGCGGCGGCATGGCGGCGGTCTACCGCGCGCGGCAGGACGCCTTCGACCGCGACGTGGCGATCAAGGTCATGGACGCCGGGCTGAGCCATAACGACGCCTTCGTCGCGCGCTTCGAGCGCGAGGCCCAGGTCAGCGCCCGGCTGGAACACCCGCACATCCTGCCTGTGATCGACTTCGGGCGCGACGGCATGCACCTCTACCTCGTCATGCGCCTGATCGAAAGCGGCGCGCTCGGCGCGCGGCTCAAGGACCATATGTTCAGCCTGGCGCAGATCGACCGGCTGGTGCAGCAGGTCGCCGCCGCGCTCGACTACGCGCATAAGCGCGGCGTGGTGCACCGCGACCTCAAGCCGGACAACGTGCTGCTCGACGACGCCGGAAACGCCTACCTGACCGATTTTGGCATCGCTAAGATGCTCGCGTCGACGACGGGCAATCTCAGTCTGACCGCCGAAGGCAATATCATGGGCACGCCCGCCTACATGGCCCCCGAGCAGTGGCGCAGCGAGCCGGTGGACGCGCGCACGGATATTTACGCGCTGGGCGTGATCGTCTTCCAGATGCTGCTGGGCATGCTGCCCTACAATGCCGACACGCCGTTTGGCATGATGTTCCAGCACGTCGACGCGCCGCCCCCGCCGCCGTGCGTGCTCAACCCCGCCCTGCCGGAAGGCTGTGAACGCGTCGTGCTGCGCGCGCTGGCGAAACAGCCGGACGCGCGCTACCCGGCGGTGCGCCAGATGGCTGACGAGCTGCACCACGTCCTGGCGATGCTGCCTCCCGACCGGCTGGAGACGCCGCTGCCACGCGTGGACCCCGGCGTGTTGGGCGGCATCACCCTGCCCGCGCCAATGATGCCGGTTCAAGCCCCGGCCTCCCCGCCGGTTCCGCGTGCGGAGCCGGTCAGTGCGCCGCCACACATGAGCGCCCCGCCACCGCCCGCGCGCCCGTACGTCCCGCCCCGCCCCGCCCCCCGACCGCGCCGCTGGCGGCTGCTGCCCGCCGCCTTGGTCCTCCTGCTGCTCGTCGGGGCGGCTGCGGCTGCCGCGATTCTCACCCGGCAGGACGACGATCCGCCGCTGGAGCCGCCGGTCGTCGTGGCGGAAGGCGCAACCGCGACCCCGACCCGCGCCACGCCCACGCCCGCCGCGCTGCCCGTGCTCGATCCCACGCTGCTGCCCGCCAGCCTCACCCCAGTGGTGACGGCGAACGGTTCGTGCGCCGACGCGCCGCCGGACCTATATGCCGGATCGGGGGGCCGGACAACGCTGCTGCCCGCCGAGGATACGCGCGTGCGCCAGACTCCCGGCCTGGGCGCGGCTCTGGTGCAATCGATTCCGCCCGGCCAGACGTTCGGCGTGCTGGACGGCCCGCTATGCCAGGACGCGATCTGGTGGTACGAGATTCGCGGCATCAGCAGCGAGGGCGAATGGCGGGGTTGGATTGGCGGCGGTCGAAACGGCGTGGCCTGGATCGAGCCATTCGATGCCGGTGACGTGGACTGCCCCGGTGCGGCCCTGCCCCGGCTGACGCCCGGCGAACAGGGGCGCGTCACGCTCGATCCGCCGCTGCCCAGCCGCGTGCGCTCCTCCCCCACTACCGACGGCGGCGAGACGAACGTGGTCACGCGCTTGCAGCCGGGCAAGGTGTTCGACGTGATCAGCGGGCCGGTGTGCGGCGCAGACGATCCCTGGCGCTGGTGGCAGATCGAGTTCCAGGGGCAGCAGGGCTGGATCGCAGAGGGTGTGCCCGGCGATTACTGGCTGGAGCCGGTCGTCTAG
- the vapC gene encoding type II toxin-antitoxin system tRNA(fMet)-specific endonuclease VapC, translated as MKYLLDTNACIRYINGRSPQLRARISGTPRQDVAVSMITKAEMFYGSAKSKTPQRSREKQVEFLTTLIALPFDDKAAVMFGPLRAELERHGTPIGQYDMLIAAVALAHDLTLVTHNVGEFGRITGLQIEDWEV; from the coding sequence ATGAAGTATCTGTTGGATACGAACGCTTGCATCCGGTATATCAACGGGCGTTCTCCACAATTACGCGCTCGGATATCCGGCACCCCGCGCCAGGATGTCGCAGTCAGCATGATCACCAAAGCAGAAATGTTTTACGGTTCGGCCAAAAGTAAAACGCCACAGCGTTCCCGTGAGAAACAAGTCGAGTTTCTCACCACGCTGATTGCATTACCCTTCGATGATAAGGCGGCTGTCATGTTTGGGCCTTTGCGTGCCGAGCTTGAGCGACACGGTACACCCATCGGTCAATACGACATGTTGATTGCAGCGGTCGCCCTCGCTCACGACCTCACCCTGGTGACGCATAATGTTGGCGAATTCGGACGCATCACCGGGCTGCAAATCGAAGATTGGGAAGTCTGA
- a CDS encoding endonuclease domain-containing protein → MADDELNIRARKSAVTQWIALKPVARQYRHQSTPAEDTLWQRLRNRQVAGLKFRRQVAIDCFIVDFYCAERKLAIEVDGSIHASQADEDAVRQAHLESRGLHILRFANEQVLDHIDDVIAAITAAVAS, encoded by the coding sequence ATGGCTGACGACGAGCTAAACATCCGGGCACGAAAGTCCGCCGTGACACAATGGATCGCTCTCAAGCCGGTGGCGCGCCAGTACCGTCACCAATCGACCCCGGCGGAAGATACATTATGGCAGCGCCTGCGCAACCGGCAGGTGGCGGGACTGAAGTTCCGGCGACAGGTCGCGATCGACTGTTTTATCGTCGATTTCTACTGCGCCGAGCGAAAGCTCGCAATTGAGGTTGACGGATCCATTCACGCATCTCAAGCCGACGAAGACGCCGTCCGACAGGCCCACCTGGAAAGCCGGGGGCTGCACATTCTGCGGTTTGCGAACGAACAGGTCCTCGACCACATCGACGATGTGATCGCTGCAATCACAGCCGCTGTAGCCTCCTAA
- a CDS encoding TPR end-of-group domain-containing protein, translated as MASKQKILDLIERGYAQEEAFIADLSDEERATAGTLETWSAKDVIAHSAAWKAFIADVIANARHGTPPVPQADDDTVNAAFYAASQDKSWEQVSADADYAKNALAAQTRALTEAELNDPAWIGTTRSRPIWDRIVDDGFIHPFDHIIDYYRKRGQPDRAAQLNEAMLRTLLQLDDSPLWQGAQTYNLACHFALAGDADQAFALLKDALTLDPELVAWSKEDADLTSLHDDPRYQALYT; from the coding sequence ATGGCATCCAAACAGAAGATCCTCGATCTGATCGAGCGTGGCTATGCCCAGGAAGAGGCGTTCATCGCGGACCTTTCCGACGAGGAGCGCGCCACCGCCGGGACGCTTGAGACATGGTCCGCGAAGGACGTCATCGCGCACAGCGCCGCCTGGAAGGCGTTTATTGCGGACGTGATCGCCAACGCCCGTCACGGTACGCCGCCCGTTCCGCAGGCGGACGACGACACCGTGAACGCCGCCTTTTACGCGGCCAGCCAGGACAAGTCGTGGGAACAGGTCAGCGCCGACGCGGACTATGCGAAGAACGCGCTCGCCGCCCAAACCCGCGCGCTCACCGAAGCGGAATTGAACGATCCGGCCTGGATCGGGACCACCCGCAGCCGCCCGATCTGGGATCGCATCGTGGATGACGGTTTCATCCACCCGTTCGATCACATCATTGACTATTACCGCAAGCGCGGCCAGCCGGATCGCGCTGCGCAACTCAACGAAGCCATGCTGCGAACGCTGCTCCAACTGGACGATTCCCCGCTCTGGCAGGGCGCGCAGACCTACAACCTCGCCTGCCACTTCGCGCTGGCGGGCGACGCCGACCAGGCCTTCGCGCTGCTGAAGGACGCCCTCACGCTCGACCCGGAGCTGGTCGCGTGGTCGAAGGAAGACGCCGACCTGACTTCCCTGCACGACGATCCGCGCTATCAAGCGCTGTACACGTGA
- a CDS encoding potassium channel family protein: MPHSRLVIPESRLRPLRRRQRIARAVVRNALAVWHEFKQPIGVFVVAVFGGGWIYGELLVQAGYPRIPYIDLPYTMLALMILETPSDLPAETPLVLFWYAMPLIGIYVAGRGVFDVFRLFFNPDERRNAWEEALASTYRHHVIVLGVGHLGLRVVRELVAMGVDAVAIDQHATPDKEAELKRLGVPLVQGDGRLMQTLETAGVRDARAFIVCTSNDYMNIEVTMRVRDLNPDIRIVVRVWEDQFSQQIRRFMNVEAVLSATNLAAPSFAGSALGIEITQTLTIDGTEYSMIRLQVAPESFLDGAQVGTLQEEYDMDIVLHNRAGDARVHPARDSRVSAGDTLVIFAQHHKITDVVARNAVVSR, from the coding sequence GTGCCGCATTCCCGCCTGGTGATCCCGGAATCGCGCCTGCGACCGCTGCGGCGGCGGCAGCGCATCGCGCGGGCGGTGGTCCGCAATGCGCTGGCCGTGTGGCACGAGTTCAAGCAGCCTATCGGGGTGTTCGTCGTCGCAGTGTTCGGCGGCGGCTGGATCTACGGCGAGCTGCTGGTGCAGGCCGGGTATCCGCGTATCCCGTACATCGACCTGCCCTACACTATGCTCGCGCTGATGATCCTGGAGACGCCGTCCGATCTGCCCGCCGAGACGCCGCTCGTTCTGTTCTGGTATGCCATGCCGCTTATCGGCATTTACGTCGCCGGGCGCGGCGTGTTCGACGTCTTCCGGCTGTTCTTCAATCCCGACGAGCGCCGCAATGCGTGGGAGGAAGCGTTGGCCTCGACCTATCGCCATCACGTGATCGTCCTGGGTGTGGGCCATTTGGGCCTGCGCGTCGTGCGCGAGCTGGTGGCAATGGGCGTCGATGCCGTCGCCATCGACCAGCACGCCACGCCCGACAAAGAGGCCGAACTCAAGCGCCTGGGCGTACCGCTCGTCCAGGGTGATGGGCGGCTGATGCAAACGCTCGAAACGGCGGGCGTGCGGGACGCGCGGGCGTTCATCGTGTGCACGTCGAACGACTACATGAACATCGAGGTCACCATGCGCGTCCGTGACCTGAACCCGGATATCCGCATCGTGGTGCGCGTGTGGGAAGACCAATTCTCGCAGCAAATCCGGCGCTTCATGAACGTCGAAGCCGTGCTCAGCGCCACCAATCTGGCCGCGCCGTCGTTCGCGGGATCGGCACTGGGCATCGAGATCACGCAGACGCTGACCATCGACGGCACGGAGTACAGCATGATCCGGCTGCAAGTCGCGCCGGAATCGTTTCTCGACGGCGCGCAAGTCGGCACGCTGCAAGAGGAATATGACATGGACATCGTGCTGCACAACCGGGCAGGCGACGCGCGTGTGCATCCCGCGCGGGACTCACGCGTCAGCGCGGGCGACACACTGGTGATCTTCGCGCAGCACCACAAGATTACGGACGTCGTCGCGCGCAACGCGGTCGTTAGTCGTTAG
- a CDS encoding GNAT family N-acetyltransferase, which translates to MDIRTYQSEDDPALMALERMCPRGLPEPFIHYRRRFVDRAALFADYEVLVVEHEDAIIGTGAVSLKDTYVGGEAVRVGYIFDIRTNPAVRRQGIGQAIVDACEDYLVSRGAHGAYGHIVSSNVASLKLFAKLGYIRLRQLMLLSYQPSPATDIPGWMPRHSEEYWDGCDLVEEMYCSRDFYVPDAAMAVGSFGFQNWTLDLGDADVASISLYDQSYVFQQWPAHLPFPSEEEMAHRGIKNLRLFNHVGIHRPALLQTIFDTLRDIAVTDSVGKLSLLIDRLDRVPQFFFQEADRQLDYWMVFKVLDRAWEPQWQDAPIYIDTREL; encoded by the coding sequence ATGGACATTCGAACCTACCAGTCTGAAGACGATCCGGCTTTGATGGCGTTGGAGCGCATGTGTCCGCGCGGCCTGCCAGAGCCGTTCATCCACTACCGGCGGCGCTTTGTCGATCGCGCGGCGCTGTTCGCCGATTACGAAGTGCTCGTCGTCGAGCATGAGGACGCCATCATCGGGACGGGGGCGGTCAGCCTCAAGGACACGTACGTTGGCGGCGAGGCGGTGCGGGTCGGCTATATCTTCGACATCCGCACCAATCCTGCGGTGCGCCGCCAGGGCATCGGGCAGGCGATCGTCGATGCCTGCGAGGACTACCTCGTCAGTCGTGGCGCGCATGGCGCGTACGGGCACATCGTCTCATCGAACGTGGCCTCGTTGAAGCTGTTCGCCAAGCTCGGCTACATCCGGCTGCGGCAGTTGATGCTGCTCAGCTACCAGCCGTCGCCCGCGACGGACATCCCCGGCTGGATGCCGCGCCACAGCGAGGAGTATTGGGACGGCTGCGATCTGGTCGAGGAAATGTACTGCTCGCGCGATTTTTACGTGCCGGACGCGGCGATGGCGGTGGGCAGCTTCGGCTTCCAGAACTGGACGCTGGATCTGGGCGACGCGGACGTGGCCTCGATCAGCCTGTACGACCAGAGCTACGTCTTCCAGCAGTGGCCCGCGCACCTGCCGTTCCCCTCGGAAGAGGAGATGGCGCACCGGGGCATCAAGAACCTGCGGCTGTTCAACCACGTAGGCATCCACCGGCCCGCGCTGCTGCAAACCATCTTCGACACACTGCGCGACATCGCCGTGACGGACAGTGTCGGCAAGCTGTCGCTGCTGATCGACCGGCTGGACCGCGTGCCGCAGTTTTTCTTCCAGGAAGCGGATCGCCAGCTCGATTACTGGATGGTGTTCAAGGTGCTGGACCGCGCCTGGGAGCCGCAGTGGCAGGACGCGCCGATCTACATCGACACACGCGAGCTGTGA
- a CDS encoding WD40 repeat domain-containing protein — protein MSIARLIRWSTLCVVIVLLAFPVTALAQPPLPNTFVSQDGSITFDYPEGWIVTEDPYAGIMLATSQTALDNADAGTLVTGDVAIMMAPPSMSAMLMSAGGITADTSITDALTALVGVIEGNDVPAFGTPVELDLGGVPAARVDGMLDDADYMIALIQFSPDTYLISVGISAPGTMSQFDDTLDAILASVSFESPWLQAFAGHTDYVNGVAFSPDGTTLVSGSDDGTVRLWDVASGEARVLEGHEDYVNGVAFSPDGLQVASASDDYSARVWDVASGETVVTFSTESDSFSSVAFSPDGSKVAAGDAGAWILDAATGEILVTLDSGFAYPLSVAFSPDGATLATGNDDGMIWLWDVVSGTVIRTLEGHTDYVRSVAWSPDGTQIASGSDDYSVRTWDVATGEELLLLQGHTDWVRGVAWSPDGTRLASGSDDQTVWLWDAATGEPQAVLRGHSDYVNSVAFSPDSTLLASASDDGMILLWDATKTTDIPVYAG, from the coding sequence ATGTCTATTGCACGACTGATACGGTGGAGTACTTTATGCGTTGTGATCGTGCTGCTGGCATTCCCTGTCACCGCACTTGCCCAGCCGCCTCTGCCGAATACCTTTGTGTCGCAGGACGGCTCGATCACGTTCGACTACCCCGAGGGATGGATCGTCACGGAAGACCCCTATGCGGGAATCATGCTCGCTACCAGCCAGACAGCGCTGGACAACGCCGATGCTGGAACGCTGGTAACCGGCGACGTTGCTATCATGATGGCTCCGCCCTCCATGAGCGCGATGCTGATGTCGGCTGGCGGGATCACGGCGGATACGAGCATCACGGATGCCCTGACCGCACTCGTCGGAGTCATTGAAGGGAATGACGTGCCGGCGTTTGGCACGCCTGTCGAGCTGGATCTCGGCGGTGTGCCCGCTGCTCGCGTGGACGGCATGCTCGACGACGCCGACTACATGATCGCACTGATCCAGTTTAGCCCGGATACGTACCTGATCAGCGTCGGGATCAGCGCGCCGGGCACAATGTCCCAATTTGATGACACGTTGGATGCCATCCTCGCTTCCGTCTCGTTCGAGTCCCCCTGGCTGCAAGCTTTTGCGGGCCATACGGATTACGTGAACGGCGTCGCCTTCAGCCCGGATGGGACGACCCTCGTCTCCGGGAGCGACGACGGCACGGTCCGCTTGTGGGATGTCGCCAGCGGTGAGGCGCGCGTACTGGAAGGTCACGAGGATTACGTGAACGGTGTCGCCTTCAGCCCGGATGGCTTGCAGGTCGCCTCGGCCAGCGACGACTATTCGGCGCGCGTGTGGGATGTCGCCAGCGGCGAAACGGTGGTCACGTTCTCGACAGAATCGGACAGTTTCTCAAGCGTTGCCTTCAGTCCTGATGGCTCGAAAGTCGCCGCCGGTGACGCCGGCGCGTGGATCCTGGACGCGGCCACGGGCGAGATCCTGGTAACGCTGGACAGCGGCTTTGCTTATCCGCTGAGTGTGGCGTTCAGCCCGGACGGGGCGACCCTGGCTACGGGTAACGACGACGGGATGATCTGGCTGTGGGACGTGGTGAGCGGCACGGTCATACGAACCCTTGAGGGCCATACGGATTACGTGCGCAGCGTAGCGTGGAGTCCTGACGGGACGCAGATCGCCTCCGGCAGCGACGACTACAGCGTGCGTACCTGGGACGTGGCGACGGGCGAAGAACTGCTGCTGCTCCAGGGCCACACCGATTGGGTCCGGGGTGTGGCGTGGAGTCCTGACGGCACCAGGCTCGCCTCCGGCAGCGACGACCAGACCGTGTGGCTGTGGGATGCCGCGACCGGCGAGCCGCAGGCCGTGCTGCGCGGACATTCGGACTACGTCAACAGCGTCGCTTTCAGTCCCGATAGCACCCTGCTCGCTTCCGCCAGCGACGATGGTATGATCCTGCTGTGGGATGCTACCAAGACGACCGATATCCCGGTATATGCAGGGTAG